Proteins encoded by one window of Kribbella flavida DSM 17836:
- a CDS encoding precorrin-2 C(20)-methyltransferase produces MSGRLWGVGLGPGDPELVTVKAARLIGAADVIAFHSARHGRSIARSVAAPYLRDGQVEEHLVYPLTTETTDHPGGYQGAMDDFYADCAARLAAHLDAGRDVVVLAEGDPLFYGSYMHMHKRLADRYPCEVVPGVTSVSAAAAVLGRPLCERDEILTVLPGTLPPDVLAERLRSTDAAAVMKLGRTFGNVREAFELAGRADEAWYVERATTDAQRTARLADVDPDSVPYFSLALLPSPMNTAFQAPAVAEATPGSVTVVGLGPAGPEWMTPEVRAALATADDVIGYGPYVDRLPDRARQRKHGSDNKVESERAAFALDLARKGSRVVVVSSGDPGVFAMASAVTEVAAEPEYADLTVRVLPGMTAAQAVASRAGAPLGHDYCVLSLSDRLKPWDVIAARLGAAAAADLAIAIYNPASKSRTWQVAATRDLLLEHRSPGTPVVIGRDVGGASESVTITTLGELDPAQVDMRCLLLIGSSQTQSVDRPAGPLVFTPRRYPDSAQELVNKAGRDE; encoded by the coding sequence GTGAGCGGCCGGCTGTGGGGTGTCGGGCTCGGCCCGGGCGACCCCGAACTGGTGACCGTGAAGGCCGCCCGGCTGATCGGCGCGGCCGACGTGATCGCGTTCCACAGTGCGCGGCACGGCCGGAGCATCGCCCGTTCGGTCGCCGCGCCGTACCTGCGGGACGGGCAGGTCGAGGAGCACCTGGTCTACCCGCTGACCACCGAGACCACCGACCACCCAGGCGGCTACCAGGGCGCGATGGACGACTTCTACGCCGACTGCGCCGCCCGGCTGGCGGCTCATCTGGACGCGGGCCGCGACGTCGTCGTCCTCGCCGAGGGCGATCCGCTGTTCTACGGGTCCTACATGCACATGCACAAACGACTCGCCGACCGCTACCCGTGCGAGGTGGTGCCGGGCGTCACCTCGGTCAGCGCCGCCGCGGCCGTGCTCGGCCGGCCGCTGTGCGAGCGCGACGAGATTCTCACCGTGCTGCCCGGCACTCTGCCGCCGGATGTGCTCGCCGAGCGGCTGCGCTCCACCGACGCCGCCGCGGTGATGAAGCTCGGGCGCACCTTCGGCAACGTCCGGGAGGCGTTCGAGCTGGCCGGCCGCGCCGACGAGGCCTGGTACGTCGAACGCGCGACCACCGACGCGCAGCGCACGGCCCGGCTGGCCGACGTCGATCCGGACTCGGTCCCGTACTTCTCGCTGGCCCTGCTGCCGAGCCCGATGAACACCGCGTTCCAGGCTCCGGCCGTCGCCGAGGCGACGCCGGGGTCGGTCACCGTGGTCGGCCTCGGCCCGGCGGGTCCGGAGTGGATGACGCCGGAGGTCCGGGCCGCGCTGGCGACCGCCGACGACGTGATCGGCTACGGCCCGTACGTCGACCGGCTGCCCGACCGGGCCCGGCAGCGCAAGCACGGCTCGGACAACAAGGTCGAGTCCGAGCGGGCCGCGTTCGCGCTCGACCTGGCCCGCAAGGGGTCCCGGGTGGTGGTGGTCTCCTCGGGCGACCCGGGCGTCTTCGCCATGGCCAGCGCGGTGACGGAGGTCGCCGCCGAACCGGAGTACGCCGATCTGACCGTGCGGGTGCTGCCCGGGATGACCGCTGCGCAGGCGGTCGCCAGCCGGGCCGGTGCCCCGCTCGGTCACGACTACTGCGTGCTGTCGCTGTCCGACCGGCTCAAGCCCTGGGACGTGATCGCCGCCCGGCTCGGCGCCGCCGCGGCCGCCGACCTGGCCATCGCGATCTACAACCCGGCCTCGAAGTCGCGCACCTGGCAGGTCGCGGCGACCCGCGACCTGCTGCTCGAGCACCGCTCCCCCGGTACGCCGGTGGTGATCGGCCGCGACGTCGGCGGCGCGAGCGAGTCGGTCACCATCACCACGCTCGGCGAGCTGGATCCGGCCCAGGTCGACATGCGGTGCCTGCTGCTGATCGGCTCGTCGCAGACGCAGTCGGTCGATCGCCCGGCCGGCCCGTTGGTGTTCACGCCGCGCCGCTATCCGGACAGTGCACAAGAACTGGTTAACAAGGCCGGCCGCGACGAATGA
- the cobF gene encoding precorrin-6A synthase (deacetylating), which produces MEILVIGIGAGDPDHLTLQAVRAIERTDVFFVLDKGEVKQDLVELRTEILRRHATDPKVVVGRDPDRDRTSTAYVESVDDWRRRRADVCADLIGRELGEDQVGAFLVWGDPSLYDSTLAILDDLQDRTDLRFTVEVVPGISSVSALAAKHRIGLNQVGKPIQVTTGRRLAQSWPDGVDDVVVMLDAQTAFSGHTDQDADIFWGAYLGTPDELLVAGKLSEVAAEIEQVRAEARERKGWIMDTYLLRRNHR; this is translated from the coding sequence ATGGAGATCTTGGTGATCGGGATCGGCGCCGGGGACCCGGACCACCTCACGCTGCAGGCGGTCCGGGCGATCGAGCGGACCGACGTCTTCTTCGTGCTCGACAAGGGCGAGGTGAAGCAGGACCTGGTCGAGCTGCGGACGGAGATCCTGCGCCGGCACGCGACCGACCCGAAGGTCGTCGTCGGCCGGGATCCCGACCGGGACCGGACCAGTACGGCGTACGTGGAGTCGGTGGACGACTGGCGCCGCCGGCGGGCCGACGTCTGCGCGGACCTGATCGGCCGCGAGCTCGGCGAGGACCAGGTCGGCGCCTTCCTGGTCTGGGGCGACCCGTCGCTGTACGACAGCACGCTGGCGATTCTCGACGATCTCCAGGACCGCACCGACCTGCGCTTCACGGTCGAGGTCGTTCCCGGCATCAGCAGCGTGTCGGCCCTGGCGGCCAAGCACCGCATCGGGCTGAACCAGGTCGGCAAGCCGATCCAGGTCACCACCGGCCGGCGGCTCGCGCAGAGCTGGCCCGACGGTGTCGACGACGTCGTCGTGATGCTGGACGCGCAGACCGCGTTCAGCGGGCACACCGACCAGGACGCGGACATCTTCTGGGGCGCCTACCTCGGCACACCCGACGAGCTGCTGGTCGCCGGCAAGCTCTCCGAGGTGGCCGCCGAGATCGAGCAGGTCCGGGCCGAGGCCCGGGAGCGCAAGGGCTGGATCATGGACACCTACCTGCTGCGCCGGAACCACCGATAA
- the zwf gene encoding glucose-6-phosphate dehydrogenase, whose protein sequence is MPDRTQTIAYPAPGSRPARRGPEPLAPHVIVLFGATGDLAKRKLLPGLAYLQQSRFAPDVRVIGTATEDLSTEEFRARARVAVDTYGTHKITEEEWSQFAERLEYVPRDAGPAGLAEAVHKAEVLLGPGTCRLHYLSVPPKAARSVIEMLRDADLVDRARVVMEKPFGDDLASAVALNDFVHETFDEQQIFRIDHFLGKEAAQNILAFRFANGLFEPIWNRNFIDHVQIDIPESLGLDQRATFYEPTGAFKDMVVTHVLQVLAFVAMEPPTALEPRSISEEKNKVFRSMLPIQPRHVVRGQYGGYRSEDGVAPDSDTETFIAMKVGIDNWRWAGVPFYLRTGKRMAEGMRIISIAFKEAPKTMFPAGSGVGAQGPDHLTFDLADSSRVSLSFYGKRPGPGFRLEKLSMQFSTQETESAADVLEAYERLILDAMRGDHTLFTTAEGIESLWERSAPLLEDPPPVKSYQQGTWGPNAIHQLIAPHAWRLPFEREWRERKP, encoded by the coding sequence ATGCCCGACCGTACCCAGACCATCGCCTATCCGGCGCCTGGTTCGCGACCTGCGCGGCGAGGGCCGGAGCCGCTGGCGCCGCATGTGATCGTGCTGTTCGGGGCGACCGGTGACCTGGCCAAGCGCAAGTTGCTGCCCGGACTGGCCTACCTGCAGCAGTCCCGGTTCGCGCCCGACGTCCGGGTGATCGGGACGGCGACCGAGGATCTCAGCACCGAGGAGTTCCGGGCCCGGGCCCGGGTCGCCGTCGACACCTACGGGACGCACAAGATCACCGAGGAGGAGTGGAGCCAGTTCGCCGAGCGGCTCGAGTACGTGCCGCGCGACGCCGGTCCGGCGGGGCTGGCCGAGGCGGTGCACAAGGCCGAGGTGCTGCTCGGCCCCGGCACCTGCCGGCTGCACTACCTGTCGGTGCCGCCGAAAGCGGCCCGGTCGGTGATCGAGATGCTGCGCGACGCCGACCTCGTCGACCGCGCCCGGGTGGTGATGGAGAAGCCGTTCGGCGACGACCTGGCCAGCGCGGTCGCGCTGAACGACTTCGTGCACGAGACGTTCGACGAGCAGCAGATCTTCCGGATCGACCACTTCCTCGGCAAGGAGGCGGCGCAGAACATTCTCGCCTTCCGGTTCGCCAACGGCCTGTTCGAGCCGATCTGGAACCGCAACTTCATCGACCACGTGCAGATCGACATTCCCGAGTCGCTCGGCCTGGACCAGCGGGCCACCTTCTACGAGCCGACCGGCGCGTTCAAGGACATGGTCGTCACGCACGTGCTGCAGGTGCTGGCGTTCGTCGCGATGGAGCCGCCGACGGCGCTGGAGCCGCGGTCCATCTCGGAGGAGAAGAACAAGGTCTTCCGGTCGATGCTGCCGATCCAGCCCCGGCACGTGGTCCGTGGCCAGTACGGCGGCTACCGCAGCGAGGACGGCGTCGCGCCGGACTCCGACACCGAGACGTTCATCGCGATGAAGGTCGGGATCGACAACTGGCGCTGGGCCGGGGTGCCGTTCTACCTGCGCACCGGCAAGCGGATGGCCGAGGGGATGCGGATCATCTCGATCGCCTTCAAGGAGGCGCCGAAGACGATGTTCCCGGCCGGCTCCGGGGTCGGGGCGCAGGGGCCGGACCACCTGACCTTCGACCTGGCCGACTCGTCGCGGGTGTCGCTGTCGTTCTACGGCAAGCGGCCGGGGCCGGGGTTCCGGCTGGAGAAGCTGTCGATGCAGTTCTCCACCCAGGAGACCGAGTCGGCCGCGGACGTGCTGGAGGCGTACGAACGGCTGATCCTGGACGCGATGCGCGGCGACCACACGCTGTTCACCACCGCGGAGGGCATCGAGTCGCTCTGGGAGCGGTCGGCGCCGCTGCTGGAGGACCCGCCACCGGTGAAGTCGTACCAGCAGGGCACCTGGGGGCCGAACGCGATCCACCAGCTGATTGCCCCGCACGCCTGGCGCCTGCCGTTCGAGCGGGAGTGGCGCGAGCGCAAACCCTGA
- a CDS encoding YciI family protein translates to MKYLLMICGDESAEAHALDGCGGWSEEMQARGVVEGGAGLRPPREATTVRVRDDELLLTDGPFAETKEQIGGFVLIDCADLDEAIEIAAKHPAAAYGTIEIRPLLAGPPEAAGL, encoded by the coding sequence ATGAAGTACCTGCTGATGATTTGTGGTGACGAGAGCGCCGAGGCGCACGCGCTGGACGGGTGTGGTGGCTGGTCGGAGGAGATGCAGGCGCGCGGCGTGGTCGAGGGTGGCGCCGGGTTGCGGCCGCCGCGGGAGGCGACGACGGTGCGGGTGCGGGACGACGAGCTGCTGCTGACCGACGGGCCGTTCGCGGAGACGAAGGAGCAGATCGGCGGCTTCGTGCTGATCGACTGCGCCGACCTGGACGAGGCGATCGAGATCGCGGCCAAGCACCCGGCGGCGGCGTACGGCACGATCGAGATTCGTCCACTGCTGGCCGGTCCGCCCGAGGCTGCCGGGCTGTGA
- a CDS encoding RNA polymerase sigma factor — protein MSDAGVSGPAVTEQVVAERLEQAFREERSQVLATLIRVTGDWEVAEECVQEAFAAALRHWPVDGIPDRPGAWLTTTARRRAIDWLRREAVGAAKLREVAVMTDRDGGLAGPDGTPASAGDEPSAVQDDLLRLMFTCCHPALALETRVALTLRTLAGLSTAEIARAFLVGEDAMSKRLTRAKQKIKHAGIPYRVPPDHLLPERTPAVLAVLYLLFNEGYSATAGADLVRSGLANEAIRLSRLLVRLMPDEPEAAGLLALMLLHNARRDTRTQRGELVTLEDQDRSRWRLDEVTEGTEVLEAALRRRRPGPYQIQAAIAACHATAPTAAETDWPQIAALYGQLKQTPVVQLNRTVAIGMADGPAVGLKLLDQLQGLDGYYLVPATRADFLRRLGRTTEAAAAYRAALELVKTAPEQAYLKRRLKQLSG, from the coding sequence GTGAGCGACGCGGGGGTGAGCGGCCCGGCGGTGACCGAGCAGGTGGTCGCCGAGCGGCTGGAGCAGGCGTTCCGGGAGGAACGCAGCCAGGTGCTGGCGACGCTGATCCGGGTCACCGGCGACTGGGAGGTCGCCGAGGAGTGCGTGCAGGAGGCGTTCGCGGCGGCGCTGCGGCACTGGCCCGTGGACGGCATCCCGGACCGGCCGGGTGCGTGGTTGACCACGACCGCCCGCCGCCGGGCGATCGACTGGTTACGGCGCGAGGCGGTCGGCGCTGCGAAGCTGCGGGAGGTGGCGGTGATGACGGACCGGGACGGTGGTCTCGCAGGACCGGACGGTACGCCGGCGTCGGCCGGCGACGAGCCGAGCGCCGTACAGGACGACCTGCTGCGGCTCATGTTCACCTGCTGCCACCCGGCACTCGCGCTGGAGACCCGGGTCGCACTGACCTTGCGGACGCTGGCTGGGCTGAGCACTGCGGAGATCGCGCGGGCCTTCCTGGTCGGTGAGGACGCGATGTCGAAGCGGCTCACCCGGGCCAAGCAGAAGATCAAGCACGCGGGCATCCCGTACCGAGTTCCACCGGACCATCTCCTGCCCGAGCGGACTCCCGCAGTACTGGCTGTGCTCTACCTGCTCTTCAACGAGGGGTACTCCGCGACTGCGGGCGCTGACCTGGTCCGCAGCGGGCTGGCGAACGAGGCGATCAGGCTGTCACGCCTGCTGGTGCGGCTGATGCCGGACGAGCCAGAGGCAGCCGGCCTGCTGGCGCTCATGCTGCTCCACAACGCCCGGCGGGACACCCGGACCCAGCGCGGCGAGCTGGTCACCCTGGAGGACCAGGACCGCAGCCGCTGGCGGCTGGACGAAGTCACCGAGGGCACCGAAGTACTGGAGGCCGCGCTCCGCCGCAGACGTCCTGGGCCGTACCAGATTCAGGCGGCGATCGCAGCCTGCCATGCGACTGCCCCGACCGCGGCTGAGACCGACTGGCCGCAGATCGCCGCGCTGTACGGGCAGCTGAAGCAGACGCCGGTCGTGCAGCTCAACCGGACCGTGGCGATCGGCATGGCGGACGGACCTGCAGTCGGGCTGAAGTTGCTGGACCAGCTGCAGGGCCTCGACGGCTACTACCTCGTCCCGGCGACCCGTGCCGACTTCCTGCGCAGGCTAGGCCGTACGACGGAAGCCGCGGCCGCCTACCGAGCCGCGCTGGAACTGGTGAAGACCGCGCCCGAGCAGGCCTACTTGAAGCGGCGTCTCAAGCAACTGTCCGGCTAG
- a CDS encoding maleylpyruvate isomerase family mycothiol-dependent enzyme, which yields MTDVLAAVAAERTELAAVLRELSADDWDRMTLCEGWRVRELVAHIVMPYRYSTLRVVAELLRSRGNFQRMADRTARADAAELTPEQLVRTLEDNIHHLWKPPGSGYDAALSHDVIHGLDLTIALGIDRQVPLDRLGLVLAGTTPKHLKYFGVNLDGVQLRATDLDWTFGTGRPVTGSAQDLLMVICGRTLPAGHLAGPDAERFTTA from the coding sequence ATGACCGACGTCCTGGCAGCCGTCGCGGCCGAACGCACGGAGCTGGCCGCCGTACTGCGTGAGCTGTCCGCCGACGACTGGGACCGGATGACGCTGTGCGAGGGCTGGCGGGTCCGGGAGCTGGTGGCACATATCGTGATGCCTTACCGCTATTCGACCCTGCGCGTCGTGGCCGAGCTGCTCAGGAGTCGCGGCAACTTCCAGCGGATGGCCGACCGGACGGCTCGCGCCGACGCCGCCGAGCTCACGCCCGAGCAGCTCGTCCGGACCCTCGAGGACAACATCCACCACCTCTGGAAGCCCCCGGGCAGCGGCTACGACGCGGCCCTGTCGCACGACGTCATCCACGGCCTCGACCTCACCATTGCCCTCGGCATCGACCGGCAGGTCCCCCTGGACCGCCTCGGCCTCGTCCTGGCCGGAACCACCCCGAAGCACCTCAAGTACTTCGGGGTGAACCTGGACGGCGTCCAACTGCGAGCCACCGACCTCGACTGGACCTTCGGCACCGGCCGCCCGGTCACCGGTTCCGCCCAGGACCTGCTGATGGTGATCTGCGGCCGCACCCTGCCCGCCGGACACCTGGCCGGCCCGGACGCCGAGCGCTTCACCACGGCCTGA
- a CDS encoding glycoside hydrolase family 19 protein → MRMPRFVRTLPVLAALGAALSMLLSAPANAREQAPSAAQACTAANWVAGTWYPAGTVVRYNGLYYVAEHDNPGYDPTISTWYWEPTTCDGGTPQPGAFPVSESQFNQMFPNRNSFYTYSGLVAALSAYPGFAATGDDTTRKREAAAFLANVNHETGGLVHIKEINEANYPHYCDWSQSYGCPAGQAAYYGRGPIQLSWNFNYKAAGDALGLNLLGNPWQVEQNSAIAWKTGLWYWNTQTGPGTMTPHNAMVNGAGFGETIRSINGSLECNGGNPGQVQSRVAAYQRFTQLLGVTPGNNLYC, encoded by the coding sequence ATGAGAATGCCCCGTTTCGTCCGCACGCTGCCGGTGCTGGCCGCGCTCGGAGCCGCGCTGTCGATGCTGCTCAGCGCCCCCGCCAACGCCCGCGAACAAGCTCCCTCCGCAGCCCAGGCCTGTACGGCGGCCAACTGGGTCGCCGGCACCTGGTACCCGGCCGGCACCGTCGTCCGGTACAACGGCCTGTACTACGTCGCCGAGCACGACAACCCGGGCTACGACCCGACCATCAGCACCTGGTACTGGGAGCCGACGACCTGCGACGGCGGCACTCCGCAGCCCGGCGCCTTCCCGGTGAGCGAGTCGCAGTTCAACCAGATGTTCCCGAACCGGAACTCCTTCTACACCTACTCCGGTCTGGTCGCCGCGCTGAGCGCCTACCCGGGCTTCGCCGCCACCGGTGACGACACCACCAGGAAGCGCGAGGCCGCCGCGTTCCTGGCGAACGTGAACCACGAGACCGGTGGGCTGGTCCACATCAAGGAGATCAACGAGGCGAACTACCCGCACTACTGCGACTGGAGCCAGTCCTACGGCTGCCCGGCCGGCCAGGCGGCATACTACGGCCGCGGCCCGATCCAGCTGAGCTGGAACTTCAACTACAAGGCCGCCGGCGACGCGCTCGGCCTCAACCTGCTCGGCAATCCCTGGCAGGTCGAGCAGAACTCCGCCATCGCCTGGAAGACCGGCCTCTGGTACTGGAACACCCAGACCGGCCCCGGCACGATGACCCCGCACAACGCGATGGTCAACGGCGCCGGCTTCGGCGAGACCATCCGCAGCATCAACGGCTCGCTGGAGTGCAACGGAGGCAACCCCGGCCAGGTCCAGAGCCGCGTCGCCGCCTACCAGCGCTTCACCCAACTGCTCGGCGTCACCCCCGGCAACAACCTGTATTGCTAG
- a CDS encoding DNA alkylation repair protein — MPTAEEMLSTDSVVALGAVLRKVEPGLRFAALTAVPGKLAGTSFSERGLLVRDALLADLPAGYAPVEQAIRAALTQPEFTGWMIWPVTEAVAVRATSGTEGPQFEAGLELLAALTPRLTAEFAVRTFLAADLDRTLAVVTGWTKDPDEHVRRLASEGTRPRLPWAKQVRAILARPGVTRPVLEALRRDDSPYVRRSVANHLNDVSRSDPALAVEIAAGWLADPAPTTAQLVRHALRSLIKAGDPAALALLGFEPPGQLSVDGPTLSVADVAVGESLEFSFNARNDGAGEVRLAIDYVVHHVKANGSLAPKVFKLTTRTLAPGEAVTLGKRHSFKPISTRRYYPGEHALELQINGRPFGRATFTLTTERPRKPNLRDLNRGRSSGRGPG; from the coding sequence GTGCCGACCGCCGAAGAGATGCTCAGCACGGACTCGGTCGTTGCCTTGGGCGCCGTGCTGCGCAAGGTCGAACCGGGGCTGCGGTTTGCTGCGCTGACCGCTGTGCCGGGCAAGCTGGCAGGGACGTCCTTCAGCGAGCGAGGGTTGCTGGTCAGGGATGCCCTGCTCGCGGACCTGCCGGCCGGCTACGCGCCGGTGGAGCAGGCGATCCGTGCGGCGCTGACGCAGCCGGAGTTCACCGGCTGGATGATCTGGCCGGTCACCGAGGCGGTCGCCGTCCGCGCGACCAGCGGCACCGAGGGGCCCCAGTTCGAGGCCGGGCTGGAGTTGCTGGCGGCGCTGACGCCGCGGTTGACGGCCGAGTTCGCCGTCCGGACGTTCCTGGCGGCCGACCTGGACCGGACCCTGGCGGTCGTGACCGGCTGGACGAAAGACCCGGACGAGCACGTCCGGCGCCTGGCCAGCGAAGGGACCCGCCCGCGCCTCCCGTGGGCCAAGCAGGTCCGCGCGATCCTCGCCCGGCCCGGCGTCACCCGACCGGTCCTGGAGGCGCTGCGTCGCGACGACTCGCCGTACGTCCGTCGCTCGGTCGCGAACCACCTGAACGACGTCAGCCGGTCGGACCCGGCGCTGGCCGTCGAGATCGCGGCCGGCTGGCTCGCCGATCCGGCACCGACGACGGCACAGCTCGTGCGGCACGCGCTGCGCAGCCTGATCAAGGCCGGCGACCCGGCGGCGCTCGCGCTGCTCGGCTTCGAGCCACCCGGGCAGCTTTCGGTCGACGGCCCGACGCTGTCGGTCGCCGACGTAGCGGTGGGGGAGTCGCTGGAGTTCAGCTTCAACGCCCGCAACGACGGGGCCGGCGAGGTCCGGCTGGCGATCGACTACGTCGTGCACCACGTGAAGGCCAACGGCTCGCTCGCGCCGAAGGTCTTCAAGCTGACCACCAGGACGCTGGCGCCCGGGGAGGCGGTGACGCTCGGCAAACGCCACTCGTTCAAGCCGATCTCCACCCGTCGCTACTACCCCGGCGAGCACGCCCTGGAACTGCAGATCAACGGCCGGCCGTTCGGCCGCGCCACCTTCACCCTCACCACGGAGCGGCCACGCAAGCCGAACCTGCGCGACCTGAACCGAGGGCGGAGCAGCGGCCGGGGACCAGGGTGA
- a CDS encoding carboxymuconolactone decarboxylase family protein — protein MDARLNFFGNQVGAGVIKYINSAGKVVHNSSLPVATQELVKLRASQINGCGYCVDMHSKDAAAAGETQQRLNLVAAWREATVFTEAERAALELAEQGTRIADAAGGVTDEAWANAAKHYDEEQLTALVMTIALINAYNRANVLIQQPAGDYVPGQWD, from the coding sequence ATGGACGCCCGTTTGAACTTCTTCGGCAACCAGGTCGGCGCCGGTGTCATCAAGTACATCAACTCGGCCGGCAAGGTCGTGCACAACTCGTCTCTGCCGGTCGCGACCCAGGAGCTGGTGAAACTGCGCGCCAGCCAGATCAACGGGTGCGGCTACTGCGTCGACATGCACAGCAAGGACGCCGCTGCCGCCGGCGAGACGCAGCAACGCCTCAACCTGGTCGCCGCCTGGCGGGAGGCGACGGTGTTCACCGAGGCCGAGCGCGCTGCTCTGGAGCTCGCCGAGCAGGGCACCCGGATCGCGGACGCGGCCGGCGGCGTCACCGACGAGGCCTGGGCCAACGCTGCCAAGCACTACGACGAGGAGCAGCTCACCGCCCTAGTGATGACGATCGCCCTCATCAACGCCTACAACCGGGCGAACGTGCTCATCCAGCAGCCGGCCGGGGACTACGTGCCCGGTCAGTGGGACTGA
- the cobG gene encoding precorrin-3B synthase: protein MRSAERSQPDRCPGVLAVHQAADGGLARVRLPGGMLTAAQLRVLAVASAELGDGNLELTSRGNLQIRALRPGAPKELSDRLYAAGLLPSITHERVRNILASPLSGLDTSSLYDVLPLAVALDQQLCGTPRLAELPGRFLFALDDGRGDLATSGADVAVRMLAADQAALVLAGTDTGVRVAPADAPSTMLRAAEAFLDEREAQHSSAWRLAELENGADAVLAQLRAALQHSPASPSSSLPTGKAVQVGTRLSGNGLVVGVPLGSLSPAQAAALMEAEELRVTPWRSVVMVGAKTPAALVEARLTQAGLVVDPESPWNRVTACAGRPGCGKALADVRADARRVTAMMPARHRPVHWSGCERRCGQPTGDFVDVLAVADGYSVDGSPAATAEQSVMRMR from the coding sequence GTGCGCAGTGCTGAGAGGAGCCAACCGGACCGTTGTCCGGGGGTGCTCGCCGTTCACCAGGCGGCCGATGGCGGTCTGGCGCGGGTGCGGCTGCCCGGCGGGATGCTGACGGCTGCGCAGCTCCGGGTGCTGGCGGTGGCGTCGGCTGAGCTCGGTGACGGCAATCTCGAACTGACCTCCCGCGGCAACCTGCAGATCCGCGCGCTGCGGCCAGGGGCGCCGAAGGAGCTCTCCGACCGCCTGTACGCCGCCGGCCTGCTGCCTTCGATCACGCACGAGCGCGTCCGCAACATCCTGGCCTCGCCACTGTCCGGCCTCGACACCAGCAGCCTGTACGACGTACTGCCGCTGGCCGTCGCCCTGGACCAGCAGCTGTGCGGGACTCCGCGTCTGGCTGAGCTTCCCGGCCGCTTCCTGTTCGCCCTGGACGACGGCCGCGGCGACCTCGCCACCAGCGGTGCCGACGTCGCCGTCCGTATGCTTGCGGCCGATCAGGCAGCCCTCGTCCTCGCCGGTACCGACACCGGAGTACGCGTTGCTCCAGCGGATGCACCGAGCACGATGCTGCGAGCCGCCGAGGCCTTCCTGGACGAACGAGAAGCCCAGCACTCCTCCGCCTGGCGCCTCGCCGAACTGGAGAACGGCGCCGACGCAGTGCTCGCCCAGCTGCGGGCGGCCCTGCAGCACTCGCCGGCTTCTCCCTCCTCCAGCTTGCCCACCGGGAAGGCGGTGCAGGTGGGGACGCGGCTTTCTGGGAACGGGCTGGTCGTCGGCGTGCCGTTGGGCAGCCTCTCGCCGGCGCAGGCGGCGGCCCTGATGGAGGCTGAGGAGTTGCGGGTGACGCCGTGGCGGTCGGTGGTGATGGTCGGCGCCAAGACACCGGCAGCGCTGGTCGAGGCCCGGCTGACGCAGGCCGGGTTGGTGGTGGATCCCGAGTCGCCGTGGAACCGGGTGACCGCTTGTGCGGGGCGGCCGGGCTGCGGCAAGGCGTTGGCGGACGTGCGGGCGGACGCCCGCCGGGTGACGGCGATGATGCCGGCCCGGCACCGGCCGGTGCACTGGTCCGGTTGTGAGCGGCGGTGCGGGCAGCCCACGGGAGACTTCGTGGACGTGCTCGCGGTGGCCGACGGGTACTCGGTCGACGGCTCCCCCGCCGCGACCGCCGAGCAGAGTGTGATGAGGATGCGGTGA
- a CDS encoding precorrin-8X methylmutase — MSSKYEYVTDGAEIYRRSFATIRAEAALDGLPADVAQVAVRMIHACGMTDLVADLAWSPNVVKAAREALRNGAPVLCDAAMVAAGITRRRLPADNEIVCTLSDPSVPALAATLRTTRSAAALELWLDRLEGSVVAVGNAPTALFRLLELIAAGAPKPAAVLGVPVGFIGAAESKDALAANDLGLEYLVVRGRRGGSAITAAAVNAIASEDE, encoded by the coding sequence GTGAGCAGCAAGTACGAGTACGTGACCGACGGAGCGGAGATCTACCGGCGGTCGTTCGCGACGATCCGGGCCGAGGCCGCGCTCGACGGTCTGCCCGCGGACGTCGCGCAGGTCGCCGTCCGGATGATCCACGCCTGCGGCATGACCGATCTCGTCGCCGACCTGGCCTGGTCCCCGAACGTCGTCAAGGCGGCGCGGGAGGCCTTGCGCAACGGCGCACCGGTGCTCTGCGACGCCGCGATGGTGGCCGCAGGCATCACTCGGCGCCGGCTGCCCGCGGACAACGAGATCGTCTGCACGCTGAGCGATCCGTCCGTCCCCGCGCTCGCCGCGACGCTGCGGACCACCCGCAGCGCCGCCGCGCTCGAGCTGTGGCTCGACCGGCTCGAGGGCTCGGTAGTTGCTGTTGGCAACGCTCCGACCGCGCTGTTCCGCCTGCTGGAGCTGATCGCCGCCGGTGCCCCGAAGCCCGCCGCGGTGCTCGGTGTCCCGGTCGGTTTCATCGGCGCCGCCGAGTCCAAGGACGCGCTCGCGGCCAACGACCTCGGCCTGGAGTACCTGGTCGTCCGCGGCCGCCGGGGTGGCAGCGCGATCACCGCCGCCGCCGTCAACGCGATCGCGAGCGAGGACGAGTGA